In the Microcebus murinus isolate Inina chromosome 14, M.murinus_Inina_mat1.0, whole genome shotgun sequence genome, one interval contains:
- the CYP2C23 gene encoding cytochrome P450 2C23-like produces MELLKIATLALVICVTCLIFLLVWKKSQIGGRLPPGPTPLPIIGNMLQLNPKDIPASLSKLAKEYGPVYTLYFGPWPTVVLHGYEAVKEALMDKGDEFLGRGSFPIIDDTQKGYGLLFSNGERWKQMRRFSLMILRNFGMGKRSMEERVQEEARCLVEEFRKTESQPVDPTFVLACATCNVICSILFNEHFQYKNETFLFLMDLLNENFKEVNSRWIQTYNLWPTLIKYLPGKHRVFSKRLNDLKYFILEKVKEHQESWDPNNPRDFIDCFLSKMEQEKLNPESEFNLENLAVCGSGLFTAGTETTSITLRFGLLLLLKHPEVEAKVHEEIDRVIGRNLIPSMKDRVKLPYTEAMLHEIQRYITLLPSNMPHAVTQDTKFRQYIIPKGTTVLPSLSSILLDCKEFPNPERFDPGHFLDKNGCFKKTEYFVPFSLGKRACVGESLALMELFLFFTTILQNFSLKPLVDPKELDIKPIATGFINIPPPYKLRLIPR; encoded by the exons ATGGAGTTGCTAAAAATCGCTACTCTTGCTCTTGTGATTTGTGTCACTTGCCTGATTTTCCTTTTGGTGTGGAAGAAAAGTCAAATAGGGGGAAGGCTCCCTCCTGGCCCAACTCCCCTTCCCATCATTGGGAATATGCTGCAGCTAAACCCCAAGGACATCCCTGCATCTCTCTCCAAG TTGGCCAAAGAGTACGGCCCTGTTTATACCCTGTACTTTGGACCCTGGCCTACTGTGGTCTTACATGGATATGAAGCGGTGAAGGAAGCTCTGATGGATAAGGGTGATGAATTCCTTGGCAGAGGAAGTTTTCCAATTATTGATGATACCCAGAAAGGATATG GGCTCCTTTTCAGTAATGGAGAGAGGTGGAAGCAGATGCGACGCTTCTCCCTCATGATCCTGAGGAACTTTGGAATGGGGAAGAGAAGCATGGAGGAGAGGGTGCAAGAAGAAGCCCGGTGTCTGGTGGAGGAGTTCAGGAAGACAGAGT CGCAGCCCGTTGACCCCACGTTCGTCCTTGCCTGCGCAACCTGCAACGTGATCTGCTCCATCCTCTTCAATGAGCATTTCCAGTACAAGAATGAGACATTCCTCTTTCTGATggatttgttaaatgaaaattttaaggaaGTAAACTCTCGTTGGATCCAG actTACAATTTGTGGCCAACACTCATAAAGTATCTCCCTGGAAAGCACAGAGTATTCTCAAAAAGACTTaatgatcttaaatattttattctggaaAAAGTGAAGGAACATCAAGAGTCCTGGGACCCTAATAACCCTCGGGACTTCATCGATTGCTTCCTCAGCAAGATGGAGCAG GAGAAACTCAACCCCGAGTCTGAGTTCAACTTGGAGAACTTGGCAGTCTGTGGAAGTGGTTTGTTTACAGCAGGGACAGAGACAACCAGTATCACCCTGAGATTTGGGCTCCTGCTCCTACTGAAGCACCCAGAGGTGGAAG CCAAAGTTCATGAAGAAATTGATCGTGTGATTGGACGCAACCTGATCCCCTCTATGAAGGACAGGGTGAAGCTGCCCTATACAGAGGCCATGTTGCATGAGATACAAAGATACATCACCCTCCTTCCTTCTAATATGCCCCATGCTGTGACCCAGGACACAAAATTCAGACAGTACATCATCCCCAAG GGCACTACTGTATTGCCATCATTATCTTCGATCTTGTTGGATTGCAAGGAGTTTCCCAACCCAGAGAGGTTTGACCCAGGACACTTTCTGGATAAAAATGGCTGCTTCAAGAAAACAGAGTACTTCGTGCCTTTTTCCCTtg GAAAACGGGCCTGTGTTGGAGAGAGCCTGGCCCTCATGGAGCTGTTCCTGTTCTTCACCACCATTCTGCAAAACTTTTCCCTGAAGCCCCTGGTGGATCCAAAGGAACTAGATATCAAGCCCATCGCTACTGGGTTTATCAATATCCCACCACCCTACAAGCTGCGCCTTATTCCCAGATAA